In Citrobacter sp. RHB25-C09, the following proteins share a genomic window:
- the fliT gene encoding flagella biosynthesis regulatory protein FliT, with product MTTTVEFINRWQHIARLSQSLLELAQRGEWDHLLEQEVTYLQSIEAVVETQTPPGITRSIQDIVAGYIKETLDNEVLLKVLLQQRLDELSSLIGQSSRQQTINNTYGRLSGMLLVPNAPVAGQ from the coding sequence ATGACAACGACCGTGGAGTTTATCAACCGTTGGCAACACATCGCACGTCTCAGTCAGTCGCTGCTTGAATTAGCACAGCGAGGTGAATGGGACCACTTACTGGAGCAGGAAGTCACCTACCTGCAAAGTATTGAAGCGGTCGTTGAAACTCAAACTCCACCGGGCATTACGCGAAGTATTCAGGATATCGTGGCGGGCTACATCAAAGAGACGCTCGATAATGAAGTTCTCCTGAAAGTTCTGTTGCAACAACGACTGGATGAGTTAAGTAGCCTGATTGGCCAGTCAAGCCGTCAACAGACAATTAATAATACCTATGGACGCCTTTCCGGCATGCTATTGGTCCCTAATGCCCCCGTTGCCGGTCAATAA
- the fliS gene encoding flagellar export chaperone FliS, with translation MYTASGTKAYAQVSVESAVMSASPHQLIEMLFDGANSALVRARLFLEQGDIVAKGEALSKAINIIDNGLKAGLDHEQGGELATNLSALYDYMIRRLLQANLRNDGQAIEEVEGLLSNIADAWKQISPKASSQESR, from the coding sequence TACCGCGAGCGGTACTAAGGCCTATGCGCAAGTCAGCGTAGAAAGCGCCGTAATGAGTGCGAGTCCGCACCAGTTGATCGAAATGCTGTTCGACGGTGCGAACAGTGCCCTGGTACGCGCTCGCCTGTTCCTCGAACAAGGCGATATTGTGGCGAAAGGTGAAGCGCTCAGTAAAGCGATCAATATTATTGATAACGGGCTCAAGGCCGGACTGGATCATGAGCAAGGTGGCGAGTTAGCAACTAACCTCTCCGCGCTGTATGACTATATGATTCGCCGTTTATTACAGGCCAATCTGCGTAATGATGGCCAGGCTATCGAAGAAGTGGAAGGGTTGCTCAGCAATATTGCGGATGCCTGGAAGCAGATCTCACCGAAAGCATCATCCCAGGAGTCTCGTTAA